One genomic region from Ptychodera flava strain L36383 chromosome 14, AS_Pfla_20210202, whole genome shotgun sequence encodes:
- the LOC139149502 gene encoding uncharacterized protein, which yields MRGLSNFTAQPRPIYRKDLPEDHVAYWEIEVNSSEYVTISSGSKTGDYRLTQEGPLPSLTTQLDSNAKLVESTCYRYFMLSPDGQMFCEDEKQNIVAISSEGLLDNGIKEKNANRKKFKMGIMIQEQLDELQEEWDHRRLKTEQSAVWSSTTKYRKSKRRRQGQDASEVFHGESYTEQALSPGETTGIPLRDVTSEVTLRVLPFAMNLTDADLSTWQEKLCRVLSDICDKDNPQRVDMTTLDVSESGRQVLLLKMHSNYDFVKDTLEGREIGFQVELNTDNDDIVVRRFGVDLSVAGHSEAERLKRHVARTQYKPWSSWVYSSIKQEDLFPDYWQHKVGKCASGCGPVAWAMVFGYYDRLAHSTTPHGLQRSLWRCDEGGTTGGDDCVAPETLDSDVRLYVEAIREELGTFCLGDQGATPQWSMDLVEGFYCDRQGDTAYISTVKTGGPHGFLGWYSDQVANHIINALEEANLPVVVGYRIGGSVVRQHYAVATKLRRRSRRHRHCFLWWCEDWHTEWDNDIYIHLGGTNGNGNGWRACEAFFSGVAYP from the exons ATGAGGGGGCTTTCTAACTTCACAG CCCAGCCTCGCCCAATCTATCGAAAGGACTTGCCGGAAGACCACGTCGCGTACTGGGAAATCGAAGTCAATAGCTCCGAATATGTGACCATATCGTCTGGTTCAAAGACCGGCGACTATCGACTCACTCAAGAAGGTCCCTTGCCTAGCCTAACGACTCAATTGGACTCAAACGCAAAACTGGTGGAGTCTACCTGTTACCGATACTTCATGCTGTCACCGGACGGCCAAATGTTCTGTGAAGACGAGAAACAAAATATAGTCGCTATTTCATCGGAAGGCTTACTTGATAACGGAATAAAAGAAAAG AATGCTAATCGTAAGAAATTCAAGATGGGCATCATGATCCAGGAACAGCTGGACGAGTTACAAGAAGAATGGGACCATCGACGTCTGAAGACAGAACAAAGCGCAGTTTGGTCTTCTACAACCAAATACAGAAAAAGCAAAAGACGCAGACAAGGACAGGATGCTTCTGAAGTCTTCCACGGTGAAAGTTACACGGAGCAAGCCCTGTCACCAG GAGAAACCACGGGAATTCCTTTGAGAGACGTCACCTCTGAGGTCACGTTGAGAGTGCTTCCCTTCGCCATGAACTTGACTGACGCTGACCTGTCGACGTGGCAAGAGAAACTCTGCAGAGTTCTCTCTGACATCTGCGACAAAGACAATCCTCAGAGAGTGGATATGACCACGCTGGACGTGAGCGAATCTGGGCGTCAAGTTCTGCTCCTGAAAATGCACAGCAATTACGACTTTGTGAAGGATACATTAGAAGGCCGGGAAATTGGTTTTCAGGTCGAACTCAATACAGACAACGACGACATCGTTGTTAGGAGGTTTGGAGTTGACCTTTCCGTTGCTGGGCACTCTGAGGCAGAGCGGTTGAAGCGTCACGTTGCGCGCACTCAGTACAAGCCCTGGTCAAGCTGGGTGTACAGTTCGATCAAACAGGAAGATCTTTTCCCCGATTACTGGCAGCATAAAGTCGGAAAGTGTGCGAGTGGATGCGGCCCGGTTGCCTGGGCCATGGTTTTCGGTTACTATGATCGTCTGGCTCACTCCACGACTCCTCATGGACTCCAGAGGTCGCTGTGGCGGTGTGACGAAGGAGGGACCACAGGAGGTGACGACTGCGTCGCACCTGAAACCTTGGATAGTGATGTCCGCCTGTACGTAGAAGCGATTCGGGAAGAACTTGGCACTTTCTGCCTGGGAGATCAAGGAGCAACGCCGCAGTGGAGTATGGACCTAGTTGAAGGATTCTACTGCGATCGTCAGGGCGACACGGCGTACATATCCACAGTCAAGACAGGTGGCCCTCACGGGTTTCTTGGATGGTATAGCGACCAGGTGGCCAATCACATCATAAACGCGTTGGAGGAAGCGAACCTACCGGTTGTCGTTGGATACCGCATCGGCGGCAGTGTTGTCCGTCAACACTATGCCGTGGCCACGAAACTGCGTCGACGTTCACGTCGCCACCGCCACTGTTTCCTATGGTGGTGTGAAGATTGGCACACCGAGTGGGACAACGACATCTATATACATCTAGGTGGGACCAATGGCAACGGCAATGGATGGCGTGCATGCGAAGCGTTTTTCAGCGGTGTCGCTTATCCCTAA
- the LOC139149503 gene encoding uncharacterized protein: MSEDGYSSDDDVTINFDGTSLGSESERLQEQQDRESSDGSSKPPLHTPGSRQVHSHADDTKPRKNLSRLESAGKRNSEQRNDGTVPERDPIDHHRVSECGNTSQDGDKVIGEDYKFNETLLKETCTSFHGILSDDIVAGKRELLKDRQFLQGRLYDVMTYVMAQKGLSLNQVLLEYSHSKLQYKRYGRIPVRPKVDIALCRHVPGNKVKIITAIMINKTCAGYEPDVRSLRLDMIRLAYLIRERGCSWGFYIFLGQAEELQWLDIRKATHRERINETYTDVLLKRDVALLPNIRKGASLPATYTKTVILNCTGDEFCVRLYRIEAGNRLWNEHQDDLTRLLFLKQSYFTTDRRQPVDTSATVKLEEVRQMLIKTREFLQAKLENSARSTFSAAKHLWGEIRSHAQLSDEQKMEIEYMKEHLKFLHGWLQEEALEPPENDSHSKLVDFMFYCT; encoded by the exons ATGTCCGAGGATGGATACAGCAGTGACGACGATGTCACGATCAATTTCGACGGCACTAGCCTTGGCTCTGAGAGTGAGCGCCTTCAGGAACAGCAGGATCGTGAAAGCAGCGATGGTTCATCCAAACCGCCATTACACACACCTGGAAGTCGGCAAGTTCATTCTCACGCAGACGACACAAAACCAAGAAAGAATCTCTCAAGATTGGAAAGCGCGGGAAAAAGAAATTCGGAACAGAGAAACGACGGGACGGTACCGGAACGAGACCCGATTGACCATCACCGAGTTTCCGAGTGTGGGAACACATCGCAAGACGGAGATAAAGTTATCGGAGAAGATTACAAATTCAACGAAACGTTACTGAAGGAAACCTGCACGTCATTCCATGGAATACTCAGTGATGATATCGTGGCGGGAAAGAGAGAGCTTCTCAAAGACAGGCAATTCCTCCAGGGtaggctttatgacgtcatgaCTTACGTGATGGCACAGAAAGGATTGTCCCTGAACCAGGTTTTGCTGGAGTACAGCCACTCCAAACTACAGTACAAACGTTATGGGCGAATTCCAGTTCGCCCAAAAGTCGACATTGCACTTTGCAGGCATGTACCCGGCAACAAGGTGAAGATAATCACGGCAATCATGATAAACAAAACCTGCGCCGGTTATGAGCCCGACGTACGGTCGCTGCGGCTTGATATGATAAGACTGGCATATTTAATCCGCGAACGAGGCTGTTCGTGGGGTTTCTACATATTCTTGGGCCAGGCTGAAGAACTGCAATGGCTAGACATTCGAAAGGCAACTCACAGAGAAAGAATAAATGAGACGTACACGGACGTTTTACTGAAGAGGGACGTCGCCCTCCTTCCGAACATTAGAAAAGGAGCAAGTTTACCCGCGACTTACACGAAGACAGTCATTCTTAACTGTACGGGCGATGAGTTCTGCGTCCGGCTGTACCGCATCGAGGCGGGAAACAGACTGTGGAATGAACATCAAGATGATTTGACGCGGTTGCTGTTTCTGAAACAGTCGTATTTCACGACTGACAGGCGGCAACCCGTTGATACTAGCGCGACGGTAAAGCTGGAGGAAGTTCGCCAGATGCTTATCAAAACAAGAGAGTTTTTACAG GCCAAACTCGAGAACAGCGCAAGAAGCACCTTCTCGGCAGCGAAACATCTCTGGGGCGAGATCCGATCACATGCACAGCTCAGTGACGAACAGAAAATGGAAATAGAATACATGAAAGAACACCTGAAATTTTTACACGGTTGGCTACAAGAGGAAGCTCTAGAACCTCCGGAGAATGACTCTCACAGTAAACTTGTTGATTTCATGTTCTACTGTACATAG